Proteins from one bacterium genomic window:
- a CDS encoding MBL fold metallo-hydrolase codes for MKIKFLGGVKNVTGSKFLLEISGRRVMVDCGLFQERNIKDRNWIPFPVSPSSIDAVILTHAHLDHCGYLPKLVKDGFYGPVYCTEPTAEITKIALLDAGKLQEEDAEKKRKRHSKERKKAPYPVVPLYTYEEAKTVFPLFRTYHYEQEFEIFKDVYVSFHDAGHILGAAMIKVEVRFDGGRTKKLVFSGDIGRWNKPILKDPTTFEEADIIFMESTYGDRDHTSEELAGIELAEVINTTVKKGGNIVIPTFAIERAQEVLYFLSRFLKEDIIPHILVFVDSPMAIDVKDVFNKYPEYLDKKTQSLIKDGLSPFNFPLLKYTRTVDESKSINYITGSIVIMAGSGMCTG; via the coding sequence ATGAAAATCAAATTTTTAGGTGGTGTAAAGAATGTTACGGGCTCTAAATTCCTTCTTGAAATATCGGGTAGAAGGGTTATGGTTGATTGTGGACTCTTTCAGGAAAGGAATATAAAAGATAGAAACTGGATACCCTTCCCTGTGTCACCTTCTTCTATAGATGCAGTTATACTTACCCATGCACATCTTGACCATTGCGGATATTTGCCGAAACTTGTTAAAGATGGCTTTTATGGTCCTGTGTACTGTACAGAACCCACTGCTGAAATTACAAAGATTGCACTACTGGATGCAGGTAAACTTCAGGAAGAAGATGCAGAGAAAAAAAGGAAAAGGCATTCTAAAGAAAGAAAAAAAGCACCTTATCCTGTTGTCCCTCTATATACATATGAAGAAGCAAAAACTGTTTTCCCTTTGTTCAGAACATACCATTATGAACAGGAATTTGAGATTTTCAAAGATGTCTATGTGTCTTTTCATGATGCCGGACATATATTAGGTGCAGCAATGATAAAGGTTGAAGTGAGATTTGATGGTGGAAGAACAAAGAAACTTGTATTTTCAGGAGATATAGGAAGATGGAACAAACCTATACTTAAAGACCCCACAACTTTTGAAGAAGCAGATATTATTTTTATGGAGTCCACTTATGGAGATAGAGACCATACGAGTGAAGAATTGGCAGGAATAGAACTCGCGGAAGTTATAAATACAACAGTAAAAAAGGGTGGTAATATAGTAATCCCTACCTTTGCTATAGAAAGAGCACAAGAGGTTCTTTATTTTTTAAGTAGGTTTCTCAAGGAAGATATTATTCCACATATACTTGTTTTTGTAGATAGTCCAATGGCAATAGATGTTAAAGATGTATTTAATAAATACCCTGAATATCTTGATAAAAAAACACAGTCATTGATAAAAGATGGTTTATCACCTTTTAACTTCCCATTATTAAAATATACACGTACTGTAGATGAGTCAAAGAGTATAAACTATATAACAGGTTCTATAGTTATAATGGCGGGTTCGGGTATGTGTACAGG
- the smpB gene encoding SsrA-binding protein SmpB — protein sequence MRLENRKAYFNYEILEKLEAGLVLKGPEVKSLREGKGSIKETFARIENGECYLHNFYIAPYPASFEKIDPLRKKKLLLNKGEIKRLSRKLEEKGLTIIPLAVYFNKKGLAKVEIALAKGKKLYDKRAKIKERELQRDIERRLKQG from the coding sequence ATGCGACTGGAAAACAGAAAGGCATATTTTAACTATGAGATACTTGAAAAATTGGAGGCAGGTCTTGTATTAAAAGGACCTGAGGTAAAGTCATTGAGAGAAGGTAAAGGAAGTATAAAAGAAACTTTTGCCAGAATTGAAAATGGAGAATGTTATCTCCATAACTTCTATATAGCACCATACCCTGCATCATTTGAAAAGATAGACCCTTTAAGAAAGAAAAAACTTTTACTTAATAAAGGAGAGATAAAACGTCTATCAAGAAAACTGGAAGAGAAAGGGCTGACAATTATACCACTTGCTGTATATTTTAACAAAAAAGGGCTGGCAAAGGTTGAGATAGCACTGGCAAAAGGTAAAAAACTTTATGATAAGAGGGCAAAGATAAAGGAAAGGGAACTACAGAGAGATATTGAAAGAAGGTTGAAACAGGGTTGA